The Euphorbia lathyris chromosome 2, ddEupLath1.1, whole genome shotgun sequence genome includes a window with the following:
- the LOC136219575 gene encoding uncharacterized protein isoform X1, with protein MEAAAGGVASHGGSLPMTSSRKEWRAVSDHHSVRNSVDEVELERSNLGHSDERTIYEVQHGREPVDVDFCSITVDGSLDNGILQQRIHSITRQREELQQMEIELKAQGIARSEIIGIRTSFNAQIKDREDAATKLQEQLSERQQTIHDLERRIEEKDRELHAIKLDNEAAWAKEDLLREQNKELVTFRRERDHSEAERAQHIQQMRELQEHIQDKDRQILELQEQHRADQETIFLKEEQLKVWIARVQEMDTLQSTTNHSLQVELRERTDQYNQLWLGCQRQLAEMERIHLHTIQQLHIELVDARERSGTYPEESRLSQKSSKDSSKFGQNNGNQHDVNGIGAGHANNGVLSNGNADNVSNQTNHVAGVPIGPSSLLGMPTYLPSGQVTALHPFILHQQGIPHSMPSHVPQSHVGHFHSIPAMSSHPQWQNQQAVSEGVQLSTQNGLASSQANKTHMREDAKYEYEIAANGQGFRQDYLDVHISCGAEPNSVISSSAGEAQAHESMDRSYLVSPQSEQSIQHMSSQFSDSLRLNHLEEKNEIKEQSVLNLGDQGLDGQVLFDEQPSSSAGASLSEASVHSVNLREATVNNGPSVLLSEALIPTVQTGKTSETDLLDERSLLACIVRTIPAGGRIRINSTLPNRLGKMLAPLHWHDYKKKFGKLDDFVAGHPELFFIEGDYIQLREGAQVMIAATAAVAKVAAAAAASSPYSSFLPSVAVTPMSQSHRLKKVPSIDSKHTNGVNYSATGGMSNLKILSKPKDSQEPSGPEFDRSSVSSSQSSKGLIYGRSNSNFIKKQQGRTSGATLTSGR; from the exons ATGGAGGCCGCGGCTGGTGGCGTAGCCTCACATGGTGGTTCTCTGCCGATGACATCGTCGCGGAAGGAGTGGCGTGCCGTTTCTGACCATCATTCCGTTCGAAACAGCGTTGATGAAGTG GAACTGGAAAGATCAAATTTGGGCCATTCTGATGAGAGAACAATATACGAG GTGCAGCATGGAAGAGAGCCTGTTGACGTTGACTTCTGTTCTATCACTGTGGATGGGAGTTTGGACAATGGCATTTTACAGCAGCGAATTCATAGCATTACTAGACAAAGAGAAGAGCTGCAACAAATGGAGATTGAGCTCAAAGCTCAGGGGATTGCCAGATCTGAGATCATTGGAATTCGTACCAGCTTTAATGCTCAAATCAAAGACCGTGAAGATGCTGCAACAAAACTTCAG GAACAACTTTCTGAACGTCAACAGACTATTCATGATTTAGAAAGGAGAATTGAAGAGAAAGATAGAGAACTACATGCCATTAAATTGGATAATGAAGCG GCCTGGGCAAAGGAGGATCTACTCAGAGAACAAAATAAGGAATTGGTaacatttag AAGAGAGCGTGATCATTCTGAAGCTGAAAGGGCACAGCATATACAACAAATGCGTGAACTTCAAGAACATATTCAAGACAAAGATAGGCAGATTCTTGAGTTGCAGGAACAG CATAGGGCTGATCAGGAGACCATATTCTTGAAGGAGGAACAGCTGAAAGTTTGGATTGCACGTGTTCAGGAGATGGATACATTGCAATCAACTACAAACCATTCGTTACAAGTTGAATTACGAGAGCGTACTGACCAATATAATCAGCTATGGTTGGGTTGTCAAAGACAG TTAGCAGAAATGGAGAGAATTCATTTGCATACTATACAACAGCTGCATATTGAGCTAGTTGATGCAAGAGAAAGGAGTGGAACATACCCTGAGGAGTCTCGTCTATCACAAAAAAGTTCAAAGGATTCTTCAAAATTTGGTCAAAATAATGGAAATCAACACGATGTTAATGGAATTGGTGCTGGTCATGCTAATAATGGAGTACTTTCTAATGGAAATGCAGATAACGTATCAAACCAG ACCAACCATGTTGCCGGTGTTCCAATTGGTCCATCATCTTTGCTTGGGATGCCTACGTACCTTCCATCTGGGCAGGTGACTGCACTGCATCCATTCATTCTACATCAGCAAGGGATTCCCCATTCTATGCCATCACATGTTCCTCAATCTCATGTTGGGCATTTTCACTCGATACCAGCAATGTCATCCCATCCCCAGTGGCAGAACCAACAG GCTGTATCAGAAGGTGTACAATTATCCACACAAAATGGACTGGCATCATCCCAAGCTAATAAAACTCATATGAGGGAAGATGCAAAGTACGAGTATGAAATAGCTGCCAATGGACAGGGCTTTCGCCAAGATTATCTTGATGTTCACATCAGCTGTGGGGCAGAGCCTAATTCTGTAATCTCATCATCCGCTGGGGAAGCACAG GCTCATGAGTCAATGGACAGAAGTTACTTGGTTTCGCCCCAATCTGAGCAGAGCATACAGCACATGTCTTCTCAATTCAGTGATTCCTTAAGACTGAATCATCttgaagaaaaaaatgaaataaag GAGCAAAGTGTTTTAAACCTGGGTGATCAGGGACTAGATGGCCAAGTACTGTTTGACGAACAACCAAGTTCCTCTGCTGGTGCATCACTGTCTGAAGCATCAGTGCATTCGGTTAATCTCAGGGAAGCCACAGTCAACAATGGTCCTAGTGTACTTTTGTCGGAGGCATTGATCCCAACTGTTCAGACAGGAAAAACTTCGGAGACTGACTTGCTCGACGAAAGATCTCTATTGGCTTGTATAGTTCGTACAATTCCTGCTGGTGGTAGAATTCGTATCAATTCAACG CTACCAAATAGGCTGGGTAAAATGCTTGCCCCTTTGCATTGGCATGATTACAAGAAAAAGTTTGGAAAGCTTGATGACTTTGTTGCTGGTCATCCTGAA TTATTTTTTATCGAGGGAGATTATATTCAGCTCCGAGAAGGAGCTCAAGTAATGATAGCTGCTACTGCTGCTGTGGCTAAAGTTGCAGCAGCTGCTGCAGCATCTTCGCCTTACTCTTCATTTTTGCCTTCTGTGGCTGTTACTCCCATGTCTCAGTCTCACCGCCTCAAGAAGGTTCCATCTATTGATTCCAAACATACCAATGGTGTTAATTATAGTGCTACTGGAGGCATGTCAAATTTGAAGATTTTGAGCAAACCAAAAGATTCTCAAGAACCAAGTGGACCAGAGTTTGATAGATCAAGTGTGTCGAGCAGTCAAAGCAGCAAGGGTTTGATTTACGGGAGGTCTAActcaaattttattaagaaacAGCAGGGCAG GACAAGTGGAGCTACATTAACTTCTGGAAGATA G
- the LOC136219575 gene encoding uncharacterized protein isoform X3: MEAAAGGVASHGGSLPMTSSRKEWRAVSDHHSVRNSVDEVELERSNLGHSDERTIYEHGREPVDVDFCSITVDGSLDNGILQQRIHSITRQREELQQMEIELKAQGIARSEIIGIRTSFNAQIKDREDAATKLQEQLSERQQTIHDLERRIEEKDRELHAIKLDNEAAWAKEDLLREQNKELVTFRRERDHSEAERAQHIQQMRELQEHIQDKDRQILELQEQHRADQETIFLKEEQLKVWIARVQEMDTLQSTTNHSLQVELRERTDQYNQLWLGCQRQLAEMERIHLHTIQQLHIELVDARERSGTYPEESRLSQKSSKDSSKFGQNNGNQHDVNGIGAGHANNGVLSNGNADNVSNQTNHVAGVPIGPSSLLGMPTYLPSGQVTALHPFILHQQGIPHSMPSHVPQSHVGHFHSIPAMSSHPQWQNQQAVSEGVQLSTQNGLASSQANKTHMREDAKYEYEIAANGQGFRQDYLDVHISCGAEPNSVISSSAGEAQAHESMDRSYLVSPQSEQSIQHMSSQFSDSLRLNHLEEKNEIKEQSVLNLGDQGLDGQVLFDEQPSSSAGASLSEASVHSVNLREATVNNGPSVLLSEALIPTVQTGKTSETDLLDERSLLACIVRTIPAGGRIRINSTLPNRLGKMLAPLHWHDYKKKFGKLDDFVAGHPELFFIEGDYIQLREGAQVMIAATAAVAKVAAAAAASSPYSSFLPSVAVTPMSQSHRLKKVPSIDSKHTNGVNYSATGGMSNLKILSKPKDSQEPSGPEFDRSSVSSSQSSKGLIYGRSNSNFIKKQQGRTSGATLTSGR; encoded by the exons ATGGAGGCCGCGGCTGGTGGCGTAGCCTCACATGGTGGTTCTCTGCCGATGACATCGTCGCGGAAGGAGTGGCGTGCCGTTTCTGACCATCATTCCGTTCGAAACAGCGTTGATGAAGTG GAACTGGAAAGATCAAATTTGGGCCATTCTGATGAGAGAACAATATACGAG CATGGAAGAGAGCCTGTTGACGTTGACTTCTGTTCTATCACTGTGGATGGGAGTTTGGACAATGGCATTTTACAGCAGCGAATTCATAGCATTACTAGACAAAGAGAAGAGCTGCAACAAATGGAGATTGAGCTCAAAGCTCAGGGGATTGCCAGATCTGAGATCATTGGAATTCGTACCAGCTTTAATGCTCAAATCAAAGACCGTGAAGATGCTGCAACAAAACTTCAG GAACAACTTTCTGAACGTCAACAGACTATTCATGATTTAGAAAGGAGAATTGAAGAGAAAGATAGAGAACTACATGCCATTAAATTGGATAATGAAGCG GCCTGGGCAAAGGAGGATCTACTCAGAGAACAAAATAAGGAATTGGTaacatttag AAGAGAGCGTGATCATTCTGAAGCTGAAAGGGCACAGCATATACAACAAATGCGTGAACTTCAAGAACATATTCAAGACAAAGATAGGCAGATTCTTGAGTTGCAGGAACAG CATAGGGCTGATCAGGAGACCATATTCTTGAAGGAGGAACAGCTGAAAGTTTGGATTGCACGTGTTCAGGAGATGGATACATTGCAATCAACTACAAACCATTCGTTACAAGTTGAATTACGAGAGCGTACTGACCAATATAATCAGCTATGGTTGGGTTGTCAAAGACAG TTAGCAGAAATGGAGAGAATTCATTTGCATACTATACAACAGCTGCATATTGAGCTAGTTGATGCAAGAGAAAGGAGTGGAACATACCCTGAGGAGTCTCGTCTATCACAAAAAAGTTCAAAGGATTCTTCAAAATTTGGTCAAAATAATGGAAATCAACACGATGTTAATGGAATTGGTGCTGGTCATGCTAATAATGGAGTACTTTCTAATGGAAATGCAGATAACGTATCAAACCAG ACCAACCATGTTGCCGGTGTTCCAATTGGTCCATCATCTTTGCTTGGGATGCCTACGTACCTTCCATCTGGGCAGGTGACTGCACTGCATCCATTCATTCTACATCAGCAAGGGATTCCCCATTCTATGCCATCACATGTTCCTCAATCTCATGTTGGGCATTTTCACTCGATACCAGCAATGTCATCCCATCCCCAGTGGCAGAACCAACAG GCTGTATCAGAAGGTGTACAATTATCCACACAAAATGGACTGGCATCATCCCAAGCTAATAAAACTCATATGAGGGAAGATGCAAAGTACGAGTATGAAATAGCTGCCAATGGACAGGGCTTTCGCCAAGATTATCTTGATGTTCACATCAGCTGTGGGGCAGAGCCTAATTCTGTAATCTCATCATCCGCTGGGGAAGCACAG GCTCATGAGTCAATGGACAGAAGTTACTTGGTTTCGCCCCAATCTGAGCAGAGCATACAGCACATGTCTTCTCAATTCAGTGATTCCTTAAGACTGAATCATCttgaagaaaaaaatgaaataaag GAGCAAAGTGTTTTAAACCTGGGTGATCAGGGACTAGATGGCCAAGTACTGTTTGACGAACAACCAAGTTCCTCTGCTGGTGCATCACTGTCTGAAGCATCAGTGCATTCGGTTAATCTCAGGGAAGCCACAGTCAACAATGGTCCTAGTGTACTTTTGTCGGAGGCATTGATCCCAACTGTTCAGACAGGAAAAACTTCGGAGACTGACTTGCTCGACGAAAGATCTCTATTGGCTTGTATAGTTCGTACAATTCCTGCTGGTGGTAGAATTCGTATCAATTCAACG CTACCAAATAGGCTGGGTAAAATGCTTGCCCCTTTGCATTGGCATGATTACAAGAAAAAGTTTGGAAAGCTTGATGACTTTGTTGCTGGTCATCCTGAA TTATTTTTTATCGAGGGAGATTATATTCAGCTCCGAGAAGGAGCTCAAGTAATGATAGCTGCTACTGCTGCTGTGGCTAAAGTTGCAGCAGCTGCTGCAGCATCTTCGCCTTACTCTTCATTTTTGCCTTCTGTGGCTGTTACTCCCATGTCTCAGTCTCACCGCCTCAAGAAGGTTCCATCTATTGATTCCAAACATACCAATGGTGTTAATTATAGTGCTACTGGAGGCATGTCAAATTTGAAGATTTTGAGCAAACCAAAAGATTCTCAAGAACCAAGTGGACCAGAGTTTGATAGATCAAGTGTGTCGAGCAGTCAAAGCAGCAAGGGTTTGATTTACGGGAGGTCTAActcaaattttattaagaaacAGCAGGGCAG GACAAGTGGAGCTACATTAACTTCTGGAAGATA G
- the LOC136219575 gene encoding uncharacterized protein isoform X2, which translates to MEAAAGGVASHGGSLPMTSSRKEWRAVSDHHSVRNSVDEVELERSNLGHSDERTIYEVQHGREPVDVDFCSITVDGSLDNGILQQRIHSITRQREELQQMEIELKAQGIARSEIIGIRTSFNAQIKDREDAATKLQEQLSERQQTIHDLERRIEEKDRELHAIKLDNEAAWAKEDLLREQNKELVTFRRERDHSEAERAQHIQQMRELQEHIQDKDRQILELQEQHRADQETIFLKEEQLKVWIARVQEMDTLQSTTNHSLQVELRERTDQYNQLWLGCQRQLAEMERIHLHTIQQLHIELVDARERSGTYPEESRLSQKSSKDSSKFGQNNGNQHDVNGIGAGHANNGVLSNGNADNVSNQTNHVAGVPIGPSSLLGMPTYLPSGQVTALHPFILHQQGIPHSMPSHVPQSHVGHFHSIPAMSSHPQWQNQQAVSEGVQLSTQNGLASSQANKTHMREDAKYEYEIAANGQGFRQDYLDVHISCGAEPNSVISSSAGEAQAHESMDRSYLVSPQSEQSIQHMSSQFSDSLRLNHLEEKNEIKEQSVLNLGDQGLDGQVLFDEQPSSSAGASLSEASVHSVNLREATVNNGPSVLLSEALIPTVQTGKTSETDLLDERSLLACIVRTIPAGGRIRINSTLPNRLGKMLAPLHWHDYKKKFGKLDDFVAGHPELFFIEGDYIQLREGAQVMIAATAAVAKVAAAAAASSPYSSFLPSVAVTPMSQSHRLKKVPSIDSKHTNGVNYSATGGMSNLKILSKPKDSQEPSGPEFDRSSVSSSQSSKGLIYGRSNSNFIKKQQGRTSGATLTSGR; encoded by the exons ATGGAGGCCGCGGCTGGTGGCGTAGCCTCACATGGTGGTTCTCTGCCGATGACATCGTCGCGGAAGGAGTGGCGTGCCGTTTCTGACCATCATTCCGTTCGAAACAGCGTTGATGAAGTG GAACTGGAAAGATCAAATTTGGGCCATTCTGATGAGAGAACAATATACGAG GTGCAGCATGGAAGAGAGCCTGTTGACGTTGACTTCTGTTCTATCACTGTGGATGGGAGTTTGGACAATGGCATTTTACAGCAGCGAATTCATAGCATTACTAGACAAAGAGAAGAGCTGCAACAAATGGAGATTGAGCTCAAAGCTCAGGGGATTGCCAGATCTGAGATCATTGGAATTCGTACCAGCTTTAATGCTCAAATCAAAGACCGTGAAGATGCTGCAACAAAACTTCAG GAACAACTTTCTGAACGTCAACAGACTATTCATGATTTAGAAAGGAGAATTGAAGAGAAAGATAGAGAACTACATGCCATTAAATTGGATAATGAAGCG GCCTGGGCAAAGGAGGATCTACTCAGAGAACAAAATAAGGAATTGGTaacatttag AAGAGAGCGTGATCATTCTGAAGCTGAAAGGGCACAGCATATACAACAAATGCGTGAACTTCAAGAACATATTCAAGACAAAGATAGGCAGATTCTTGAGTTGCAGGAACAG CATAGGGCTGATCAGGAGACCATATTCTTGAAGGAGGAACAGCTGAAAGTTTGGATTGCACGTGTTCAGGAGATGGATACATTGCAATCAACTACAAACCATTCGTTACAAGTTGAATTACGAGAGCGTACTGACCAATATAATCAGCTATGGTTGGGTTGTCAAAGACAG TTAGCAGAAATGGAGAGAATTCATTTGCATACTATACAACAGCTGCATATTGAGCTAGTTGATGCAAGAGAAAGGAGTGGAACATACCCTGAGGAGTCTCGTCTATCACAAAAAAGTTCAAAGGATTCTTCAAAATTTGGTCAAAATAATGGAAATCAACACGATGTTAATGGAATTGGTGCTGGTCATGCTAATAATGGAGTACTTTCTAATGGAAATGCAGATAACGTATCAAACCAG ACCAACCATGTTGCCGGTGTTCCAATTGGTCCATCATCTTTGCTTGGGATGCCTACGTACCTTCCATCTGGGCAGGTGACTGCACTGCATCCATTCATTCTACATCAGCAAGGGATTCCCCATTCTATGCCATCACATGTTCCTCAATCTCATGTTGGGCATTTTCACTCGATACCAGCAATGTCATCCCATCCCCAGTGGCAGAACCAACAG GCTGTATCAGAAGGTGTACAATTATCCACACAAAATGGACTGGCATCATCCCAAGCTAATAAAACTCATATGAGGGAAGATGCAAAGTACGAGTATGAAATAGCTGCCAATGGACAGGGCTTTCGCCAAGATTATCTTGATGTTCACATCAGCTGTGGGGCAGAGCCTAATTCTGTAATCTCATCATCCGCTGGGGAAGCACAG GCTCATGAGTCAATGGACAGAAGTTACTTGGTTTCGCCCCAATCTGAGCAGAGCATACAGCACATGTCTTCTCAATTCAGTGATTCCTTAAGACTGAATCATCttgaagaaaaaaatgaaataaag GAGCAAAGTGTTTTAAACCTGGGTGATCAGGGACTAGATGGCCAAGTACTGTTTGACGAACAACCAAGTTCCTCTGCTGGTGCATCACTGTCTGAAGCATCAGTGCATTCGGTTAATCTCAGGGAAGCCACAGTCAACAATGGTCCTAGTGTACTTTTGTCGGAGGCATTGATCCCAACTGTTCAGACAGGAAAAACTTCGGAGACTGACTTGCTCGACGAAAGATCTCTATTGGCTTGTATAGTTCGTACAATTCCTGCTGGTGGTAGAATTCGTATCAATTCAACG CTACCAAATAGGCTGGGTAAAATGCTTGCCCCTTTGCATTGGCATGATTACAAGAAAAAGTTTGGAAAGCTTGATGACTTTGTTGCTGGTCATCCTGAA TTATTTTTTATCGAGGGAGATTATATTCAGCTCCGAGAAGGAGCTCAAGTAATGATAGCTGCTACTGCTGCTGTGGCTAAAGTTGCAGCAGCTGCTGCAGCATCTTCGCCTTACTCTTCATTTTTGCCTTCTGTGGCTGTTACTCCCATGTCTCAGTCTCACCGCCTCAAGAAGGTTCCATCTATTGATTCCAAACATACCAATGGTGTTAATTATAGTGCTACTGGAGGCATGTCAAATTTGAAGATTTTGAGCAAACCAAAAGATTCTCAAGAACCAAGTGGACCAGAGTTTGATAGATCAAGTGTGTCGAGCAGTCAAAGCAGCAAGGGTTTGATTTACGGGAGGTCTAActcaaattttattaagaaacAGCAGGGCAG GACAAGTGGAGCTACATTAACTTCTGGAAGATAG